One segment of Engraulis encrasicolus isolate BLACKSEA-1 chromosome 7, IST_EnEncr_1.0, whole genome shotgun sequence DNA contains the following:
- the ccdc92bb gene encoding coiled-coil domain-containing 92B → METSALAQQVESVERSVAFLQQEHLVLLTGLRLDILHLRKRCADLSCELSERLTQRTQADVDAEEEQLEARLQSVERRLEERECGLSELRVELRHKGALASALQARLRDEERRFLDELKRRSHKITALGRQLRQQTDVSAQLSFQLHSARFRLYHQMDDDDDDDDEDEEEESEEGSPESDWSLSAQASPEVVERHPMPRAYLATSPRSRRSERVRECVPRARVHGPEEPRAMPDPALFLYPFRHRLLPLHASLSRICRESSQSETSEGRRSRFRGQSPVRGKMEPDITDL, encoded by the exons ATGGAGACGAGCGCCTTGGCACAGCAGGTGGAGAGCGTGGAGCGGAGCGTGGCTTTCCTGCAACAGGAACACCTGGTGCTGCTCACGGGACTCCGGTTGGACATCCTGCACCTCAGGAAGCGGTGTGCCG ACCTGAGCTGTGAGCTAAGTGAGAGGTTAACCCAGAGAACCCAGGCTG ACGTGGACGCGGAAGAGGAGCAGCTGGAGGCCCGTCTGCAGTCCGTAGAACGCCGTCTGGAGGAGCGCGAGTGCGGCCTGTCGGAACTGCGCGTGGAGCTGCGCCACAAGGGGGCGTTGGCGAGCGCGCTGCAGGCCCGGCTGCGCGACGAGGAGCGGCGCTTCCTGGACGAGCTGAAGCGACGCAGCCACAAGATCACCGCGCTCGGGCGGCAGCTGAGGCAGCAGACCGACGTATCCGCACAGCTCTCCTTCCAGCTGCACTCGGCACGCTTCCGCCTCTACCACCAGATGGAT gatgatgatgatgatgatgacgaggatgaggaggaggagagtgaggaaggCTCGCCAGAGTCGGACTGGTCACTGTCCGCCCAGGCGTCTCcggaggtggtggagaggcaCCCCATGCCCAGGGCGTACCTGGCCACCTCCCCCAGGTCCAGGCGCTCGGAGCGGGTGCGGGAGTGCGTGCCCCGGGCCCGGGTCCACGGGCCCGAGGAGCCCCGCGCCATGCCCGACCCCGCCCTCTTCCTCTACCCCTTCAGACACAGGCTGCTGCCCCTGCACGCCTCGCTGAGCCGGATCTGCCGGGAGAGCAGCCAATCAGAGACTTCGGAGGGCCGGCGGAGCAGATTCAGGGGCCAGTCGCCAGTGAGGGGGAAGATGGAGCCCGACATCACTGATTTGTAA